A region of Sulfurimonas sp. DNA encodes the following proteins:
- a CDS encoding sulfite exporter TauE/SafE family protein, whose amino-acid sequence MLDIQSIMIFLILGSFVGVMAGLFGIGGGGIIVPVLTMFFVSHGFDGKNVMQISLATSMAVMSITSISSFRAQHKRKSVRWDLFVLIAPGVIVGTFALTFLASNIESFYLSVFFSLFMLYAALKMFFGKKPQKQGTAIGNKGQFFAGFGIGGLSALVSIGGGILSVPYLVKQGVDMKKAIGTSSAIGFPLAVSGTLGYIINGWSYTSADSFMIGYVYIPAFISISLASYATAPIGVSLSHKLPVTTLKKIFAVLTFSLSVKMMLGLI is encoded by the coding sequence TTGTTAGATATACAATCAATTATGATATTTTTAATTTTAGGCTCTTTTGTTGGTGTAATGGCAGGTCTTTTTGGCATAGGAGGCGGCGGTATAATAGTACCAGTATTAACTATGTTTTTCGTATCTCATGGTTTTGATGGGAAAAATGTTATGCAAATATCATTGGCAACTAGCATGGCTGTTATGTCTATAACTTCTATATCCAGTTTTAGAGCTCAACACAAAAGAAAATCGGTACGATGGGATCTATTTGTCTTAATTGCTCCTGGTGTAATTGTAGGTACTTTTGCTTTGACCTTTTTAGCATCTAATATTGAATCATTTTATCTTTCTGTATTTTTTAGTTTATTTATGCTTTATGCTGCTCTAAAAATGTTTTTTGGCAAAAAGCCTCAAAAACAAGGAACTGCGATAGGGAATAAAGGTCAATTTTTTGCTGGTTTTGGAATAGGTGGATTATCTGCTTTAGTATCTATTGGAGGGGGTATTTTAAGTGTTCCTTATCTTGTAAAGCAAGGGGTAGATATGAAAAAAGCCATAGGAACATCTTCAGCCATTGGATTTCCTCTCGCGGTATCAGGAACGCTAGGTTATATTATAAATGGTTGGAGTTACACATCTGCTGATTCTTTTATGATTGGGTATGTTTATATTCCTGCATTTATCTCTATCTCACTTGCTAGTTATGCTACTGCTCCAATAGGTGTAAGTTTATCTCACAAGTTACCAGTAACTACACTGAAAAAGATATTTGCAGTTTTAACCTTTTCATTGAGTGTAAAGATGATGTTAGGATTGATATAG
- a CDS encoding AEC family transporter: protein MIFQILNIIFPIVFITLIGLLYAKNYHISMDTTNKINLEIFIPILVFYSISEKLPSILNLGYFSLGGVMVVFGSGVILYPITKMMGIRPQSFLPSMMFNNSINLGFPLALFAFGEDALVMFISLSLVQIIGQFTVAPVMYGGETKVSKILKNPVIIATIFGLFFNYFDMHFPQVINISLKMMSQVSIPLVLFALGVRLVHVELKYWRLGLLGAILCPISGIIMALLAIYIFDYTQTQQALIILFGALPPAVLNTIMAQQYKKDSVLVASVVAIGNIFSLISIPIVLYFVL, encoded by the coding sequence GTGATTTTTCAAATATTAAATATAATATTTCCTATTGTATTTATAACTTTAATAGGTCTTTTGTATGCTAAAAATTATCATATAAGTATGGATACTACAAATAAGATTAATTTAGAAATATTTATACCTATTTTAGTTTTTTATTCTATTAGTGAGAAATTACCATCTATTTTAAATTTAGGTTATTTTTCTTTAGGTGGAGTTATGGTAGTTTTTGGTTCAGGAGTGATACTTTACCCAATAACCAAGATGATGGGGATACGCCCTCAATCTTTTTTACCTTCTATGATGTTTAATAACTCTATAAATTTAGGTTTTCCATTAGCTCTATTTGCTTTTGGAGAAGATGCTTTAGTAATGTTTATATCTCTTTCTCTAGTGCAAATTATTGGACAGTTTACAGTTGCTCCTGTTATGTATGGTGGCGAAACAAAAGTATCAAAAATATTAAAAAACCCAGTTATTATAGCTACAATATTTGGGTTATTTTTTAATTATTTTGATATGCATTTTCCTCAAGTGATAAATATTTCTTTGAAAATGATGTCCCAAGTATCAATCCCGTTGGTATTATTTGCTCTGGGTGTAAGGCTTGTTCATGTAGAGTTAAAGTATTGGAGATTAGGATTGTTAGGTGCTATACTGTGTCCAATCTCAGGAATAATAATGGCACTCTTAGCTATTTATATTTTTGATTATACTCAAACCCAACAAGCATTGATTATACTTTTTGGAGCTTTGCCTCCTGCGGTTTTGAATACTATTATGGCTCAACAGTATAAAAAAGATTCTGTACTTGTTGCATCTGTTGTTGCTATTGGGAATATATTTTCATTAATCAGTATTCCTATAGTTTTATATTTTGTATTATAA
- a CDS encoding SDR family oxidoreductase, whose amino-acid sequence MNLNIQNKTALITGSTQGIGFASAKKLCEEGVNVIINGRDISKVNIAVSNLKNEFSKLTITGIAADLKDEQGCTKLISQIKHIDILINNVGIFEPRDFTDISSDEWLHMFNVNVMSGVRLSQHYLPKMLEQNWGRILFISSESALQIPKEMIHYGMTKTAQISVARGIAELTKGTQVTSNSIIVGPSTSEGVAQFMQDLAKQENKTFQEIEKFFFDEVRPTSLIQRFSSVDEIANMIVYISSQNASATNGATLRVDGGVVQSAF is encoded by the coding sequence ATGAATTTAAATATACAAAATAAAACTGCTTTAATTACAGGATCAACACAGGGTATCGGCTTTGCATCTGCAAAAAAACTTTGTGAAGAAGGTGTAAATGTTATTATCAATGGAAGAGATATCTCAAAAGTAAATATTGCTGTAAGTAACTTGAAAAATGAATTTTCAAAACTTACCATTACAGGAATAGCTGCTGATTTAAAAGATGAGCAAGGATGCACTAAACTAATTTCACAAATCAAACATATAGATATTTTGATAAATAATGTAGGTATATTTGAACCAAGAGATTTTACAGATATCTCTAGTGATGAGTGGTTACATATGTTTAATGTTAATGTTATGAGTGGGGTAAGACTTTCTCAACATTATTTACCTAAAATGTTAGAACAAAACTGGGGAAGAATTTTATTTATTTCAAGTGAATCAGCACTTCAAATCCCTAAAGAGATGATACATTATGGTATGACAAAAACTGCACAAATATCAGTTGCTCGAGGAATCGCTGAACTAACAAAAGGCACACAAGTTACTTCAAACTCTATCATAGTTGGTCCTTCAACATCAGAAGGTGTTGCACAATTTATGCAAGATTTAGCAAAACAAGAAAATAAAACATTTCAAGAGATAGAAAAATTCTTTTTTGATGAAGTTCGACCAACATCTTTAATTCAAAGATTTTCAAGTGTAGATGAAATAGCAAATATGATAGTGTATATTTCAAGTCAAAATGCCAGTGCTACAAATGGGGCAACACTTCGCGTTGATGGCGGAGTTGTGCAGTCAGCATTTTAA
- a CDS encoding 2-hydroxymuconate tautomerase — translation MPIATINILEGRSDEKKEKLIAMVTEAIHKSIDVPYQGIRVILNEMPKQHFGIAGKSVKKLGK, via the coding sequence ATGCCAATAGCTACAATTAATATATTAGAAGGTAGAAGTGACGAAAAAAAAGAGAAGTTAATTGCAATGGTAACAGAAGCAATACATAAATCAATCGATGTTCCTTACCAAGGAATAAGAGTTATATTAAATGAGATGCCAAAACAACATTTTGGTATCGCAGGTAAAAGTGTAAAAAAACTAGGTAAATGA
- a CDS encoding LLM class flavin-dependent oxidoreductase, which produces MKKIKLSVLDQSPVHDGKDDRHGLQDTLELAQLCDELGYHRYMLAEHHNSPGYASSCPEVMVNSVANVTKNIRVGSGGVMLNNHNTFKVAETFNMLCALHGNRIDLGIGRASGANYQTAQALHGNNTQDYSQKAYELIGYLNESLPNEHQFSNLVLTPSNVEVPPVYFLGSSDGSAKLAGILGGGFILALFIGTHDRSNAIINEYKNSFRATNIMKEPKAILAVACIVADTKEKAQYIASTHTYWKLQAFTRYERDDLISPKDLKNIISNLSPSDKKYYDETMDTMILGTAKECKEEITELAKIYDVDEVMIVNVTYSFNDRIKTYTLLAREFNLENS; this is translated from the coding sequence ATGAAAAAAATCAAACTAAGTGTACTGGATCAATCTCCAGTACACGATGGTAAAGATGATAGACATGGATTGCAAGACACACTAGAACTTGCTCAACTTTGTGATGAATTAGGATACCATAGATATATGCTTGCAGAACATCATAATAGTCCAGGATATGCTTCTTCGTGTCCTGAAGTGATGGTGAATTCTGTAGCTAATGTAACTAAAAATATTAGAGTTGGTAGTGGTGGTGTTATGCTTAACAATCACAATACTTTTAAAGTTGCAGAAACATTTAACATGTTGTGTGCTCTTCATGGAAACAGAATTGATTTAGGTATTGGTAGAGCAAGTGGTGCTAACTATCAAACTGCACAGGCATTGCATGGAAACAATACGCAAGACTATTCGCAAAAAGCTTATGAACTGATTGGCTACTTAAACGAAAGTCTACCAAATGAACATCAATTTAGTAATTTAGTCCTTACACCATCAAATGTAGAGGTTCCTCCTGTATATTTTTTAGGTTCAAGTGATGGTAGTGCTAAACTTGCAGGTATTTTAGGTGGTGGGTTTATCTTAGCACTATTTATAGGTACTCATGATCGTAGTAACGCTATAATAAATGAATATAAAAATAGTTTTAGAGCTACTAATATTATGAAAGAACCTAAAGCAATTTTAGCAGTGGCATGTATAGTTGCTGATACTAAAGAAAAAGCACAATATATAGCAAGCACACATACTTACTGGAAACTACAAGCTTTTACAAGATATGAAAGAGATGATTTAATTAGTCCTAAAGATTTAAAAAATATTATAAGTAATTTATCACCTAGTGATAAAAAATATTATGATGAAACAATGGATACAATGATTTTAGGAACTGCCAAAGAGTGTAAAGAAGAGATAACTGAACTCGCAAAGATATATGATGTTGATGAAGTAATGATTGTTAATGTAACATACTCTTTTAATGATAGAATAAAAACTTATACACTCTTAGCCAGAGAGTTTAATTTAGAAAATAGTTAA
- the dmpG gene encoding 4-hydroxy-2-oxovalerate aldolase, with amino-acid sequence MDLKGKKVTLHDMSLRDGMHSVRHQFTLEQIKNMATALDRAGVPLIEVTHGDGLGGSSLNYGFGLHTDEEWLDAAVPNIKKAKVSALLLPGIGIVEELESAVEHGISTVRVATHCTEADCSYQHIKKAKELKLDTVGFLMMAHMADPKRLVEEARKMVSYGANCIYITDSAGYMLPDMITQRIASIKKEFGDEIEIGFHGHNNMSMGVANSLAAIEAGANRIDAALAGFGAGSGNTAIEVLVAVLNRMGVETGVDLDIIEDAAEDIALPIMGKPTRISRDSLTLGYAGVYSSFLLFARRAEAKYGIDARTILIELGKRGTVGGQEDMIEDLALDMSKAKGLI; translated from the coding sequence ATGGATTTAAAAGGAAAAAAAGTAACCTTGCATGACATGTCATTAAGAGATGGTATGCATTCAGTTAGACATCAATTTACATTGGAGCAAATAAAAAATATGGCTACTGCTCTTGACAGAGCAGGTGTTCCTTTAATAGAAGTTACTCACGGCGATGGTTTAGGTGGTTCATCTTTAAACTATGGTTTTGGGTTACATACAGATGAAGAGTGGCTTGATGCTGCTGTTCCAAATATAAAAAAAGCTAAAGTTTCAGCACTTTTACTTCCAGGAATTGGAATAGTGGAAGAATTAGAGAGTGCTGTTGAACATGGTATCTCAACCGTAAGAGTTGCAACTCATTGTACGGAAGCTGATTGTTCATATCAACATATCAAAAAAGCTAAAGAGTTAAAACTTGATACTGTTGGATTTTTAATGATGGCACATATGGCAGATCCTAAAAGATTAGTTGAAGAAGCTAGAAAAATGGTTTCATATGGTGCAAATTGTATCTATATTACAGATTCTGCTGGATATATGCTTCCTGATATGATTACTCAAAGAATAGCATCTATAAAAAAAGAGTTCGGGGATGAGATTGAGATTGGTTTTCATGGGCATAATAATATGTCAATGGGTGTTGCAAATTCATTAGCGGCAATAGAAGCTGGGGCAAACAGAATAGATGCAGCACTTGCAGGTTTTGGAGCAGGTTCAGGAAATACAGCAATTGAAGTATTAGTAGCTGTTTTAAATAGAATGGGTGTAGAAACAGGAGTTGACTTAGATATAATTGAAGATGCAGCTGAAGATATCGCACTACCTATTATGGGTAAACCAACTAGAATTTCCAGAGACTCTCTTACTCTTGGATATGCTGGAGTATACTCTTCGTTTTTACTTTTTGCAAGAAGAGCAGAAGCAAAATATGGAATAGACGCAAGAACTATTTTAATTGAGTTAGGTAAAAGAGGAACAGTTGGAGGTCAAGAGGATATGATCGAGGATTTAGCATTAGATATGTCAAAAGCAAAAGGACTAATATAA
- a CDS encoding acetaldehyde dehydrogenase (acetylating), which translates to MKINCALIGSGNIGTDLMFKLQRSEILNPLWMVGIDPKSDGLLRAKKDGMKITSDGVDGLLPYIKEDGIKIAFDATSAYVHGENNRKLAELGVKVIDLTPAAIGPFCVPSVNMVELLAKDTQNVNMVTCGGQATIPMVAAISSVQEVEYAEIVATISSKSAGPGTRMNIDEFTKTTKLGITEVGGAKTGKAIVILNPAEPPLMMRDTIHCLTKDTPDQEAIIKSVNDMVATMKKVTPGYELKNGPVFDGNKVSMFLEVTGLGDYLPTYAGNLDIITAAATTIAEKMAEKIAVGE; encoded by the coding sequence ATGAAAATAAATTGCGCGTTAATTGGATCAGGAAATATTGGTACTGATTTAATGTTTAAACTTCAAAGAAGTGAGATTTTAAATCCATTATGGATGGTAGGGATTGACCCGAAGTCAGATGGTTTATTGAGAGCTAAAAAAGATGGAATGAAAATTACATCAGATGGTGTTGATGGGTTATTACCTTATATAAAAGAAGATGGTATTAAGATTGCATTTGATGCAACTTCTGCTTATGTTCATGGTGAGAACAATAGAAAGCTAGCAGAACTAGGAGTAAAAGTTATTGATTTAACTCCTGCTGCTATTGGACCATTTTGTGTTCCATCAGTAAATATGGTTGAATTACTAGCGAAAGATACACAAAATGTAAATATGGTTACATGTGGAGGGCAAGCAACAATACCAATGGTTGCTGCTATTTCTTCTGTTCAAGAAGTTGAATATGCAGAAATTGTAGCAACTATATCTTCAAAGTCAGCAGGACCAGGAACTCGTATGAATATAGATGAGTTTACAAAGACAACAAAGCTAGGCATTACAGAAGTTGGTGGAGCAAAAACAGGAAAAGCTATTGTAATATTAAACCCTGCAGAGCCACCTTTAATGATGAGAGATACAATTCATTGTCTTACTAAAGATACACCAGATCAAGAGGCAATAATAAAATCTGTTAATGATATGGTAGCAACTATGAAGAAAGTTACTCCAGGTTATGAACTGAAAAATGGACCAGTTTTTGATGGAAATAAAGTATCAATGTTTTTAGAAGTAACAGGGTTAGGTGATTACTTACCTACTTACGCTGGGAATCTAGACATTATAACTGCAGCGGCTACAACAATAGCTGAAAAAATGGCAGAAAAAATAGCAGTAGGAGAATAG
- a CDS encoding DUF523 domain-containing protein gives MKKVIISACLLGHLCRYDGQTKSVDAIAEKFKDYEIIPFCPEAPIFGTPRERINIVDFDGDLKIITNESNKDVTQLLKDEINSFTKLHPEADAIVLKSKSPSCGYGTTPIMNKEKKVIKLGNGIATEMFLKEYSTIKIKDELNY, from the coding sequence ATGAAAAAAGTAATTATTTCTGCTTGTTTACTTGGACATCTTTGCCGTTATGATGGGCAAACTAAAAGTGTAGATGCAATAGCTGAAAAGTTTAAAGACTATGAAATCATCCCTTTTTGTCCTGAGGCACCAATTTTTGGAACTCCTAGAGAGCGGATAAATATTGTTGATTTTGATGGTGATTTAAAAATAATTACAAATGAGAGTAATAAAGATGTAACACAACTTTTAAAAGATGAAATAAACTCTTTCACTAAACTTCATCCAGAAGCAGATGCCATAGTTTTAAAATCTAAAAGCCCTAGTTGTGGCTATGGGACTACACCTATAATGAATAAAGAAAAAAAAGTGATTAAGCTCGGTAACGGAATTGCTACCGAAATGTTTTTAAAAGAATATTCAACTATAAAAATAAAAGACGAACTAAACTATTGA
- the dmpH gene encoding 2-oxo-3-hexenedioate decarboxylase: MALDKATIDKLAIHCEKAEVEAYEITKITDDYPEMTYEDAYDIQWKARANKEARGTKIVGMKMGLTSQAKMKQMGVPNPCYGYLADYFAFGDGAEIKIDELIHPKVEAEIAFVLKDDLNGPGCHIGDVLAATDFVMPAVEIIDSRYKDFKFDLKSVIADNSSSSRYVTGGRSRDVKDVDLKTLGVVLQINGETVDLAAGAAVLGHPATAIAMLANMMGERGETLKAGSYILSGAITAAHSVKKGDNVTVMFQDLGTLTMKFI, encoded by the coding sequence ATGGCATTAGATAAAGCAACAATTGATAAATTAGCAATACACTGTGAAAAAGCAGAAGTAGAAGCATATGAAATAACAAAAATAACAGATGATTATCCTGAAATGACATATGAAGATGCATATGACATTCAATGGAAAGCTAGAGCTAATAAAGAAGCAAGAGGTACAAAAATTGTTGGTATGAAAATGGGTCTTACTTCTCAAGCTAAAATGAAACAAATGGGAGTTCCTAATCCTTGTTATGGCTATCTTGCTGATTATTTTGCGTTTGGAGATGGAGCCGAAATCAAAATTGATGAGTTAATTCATCCTAAAGTAGAAGCAGAAATCGCATTTGTTTTAAAAGATGATTTAAATGGACCAGGTTGTCACATTGGTGATGTTTTAGCTGCAACAGATTTTGTAATGCCAGCTGTTGAAATAATTGACTCAAGATATAAAGACTTTAAATTTGATTTAAAATCTGTTATTGCTGACAATTCATCATCTTCTAGATATGTAACAGGCGGTAGAAGCAGAGATGTTAAAGATGTAGATCTTAAAACATTAGGTGTAGTACTTCAAATCAATGGTGAAACTGTTGATTTAGCCGCTGGTGCTGCTGTATTAGGTCATCCTGCTACTGCTATTGCAATGCTTGCAAATATGATGGGAGAGAGAGGTGAAACTTTAAAAGCTGGTTCATATATACTCTCAGGTGCAATAACAGCTGCACATTCAGTTAAAAAAGGCGATAATGTTACTGTAATGTTCCAAGACTTAGGAACACTTACAATGAAATTTATTTAA
- the thiS gene encoding MoaD/ThiS family protein, whose product MKLIVNRKEMTFDDNITLQDVINKVNMSDKMMGASVNGTIITICDISRSKLKDGDKVDIIPAMVAG is encoded by the coding sequence ATGAAATTAATAGTAAATAGAAAAGAGATGACTTTTGATGATAATATAACCTTGCAAGATGTTATAAATAAAGTTAATATGAGTGATAAAATGATGGGGGCATCTGTCAATGGTACGATTATAACTATTTGTGATATTTCAAGAAGTAAATTAAAAGATGGAGATAAAGTAGATATAATACCTGCAATGGTAGCAGGATGA
- a CDS encoding aldehyde dehydrogenase family protein → MNAKIFFGSTEATKENLSERKSPFSGDVVSTAPICSEADALKALKIAQDATKEAKASTLSQRCSWLLDVASKLKENKEDIAQTITDEVGKPITFARVEVDRCIETVTLSAETMRTMHGETINTDAMPSGKKTISYFSREPIGVAVAITPFNFPLNLIAHKLAPALVAGNAVVLKPTPEAPLTAYKFAKLFIESEYAVKDALSVVYGDAEVGSALITSDIPRVISFTGSVPVGEIIVKNAGIKKVSLELGGNAATYIDASADLTLAAQRCALGAFVNSGQVCISLQRIYVDAKVYDEFASKMAQETKKLVVGSPYEESTFMGPLIDEEAATRAMNWVQSAIDEGARALLTPSCDGVMFKPCVMADVRDDMAIVCEEVFAPIVSLVKVDSFDDALPRINNSPYGLQSSVFTNDLSLTKRAISELDAGGIVINDMPTLRFDIQPYGGVKLSGVGREGPRFAIEEFTEIKSVVVC, encoded by the coding sequence ATGAATGCAAAAATATTTTTTGGCTCAACAGAGGCTACTAAAGAAAACTTGAGTGAAAGAAAAAGTCCATTTAGTGGGGATGTGGTTTCTACTGCTCCTATTTGTAGTGAGGCAGATGCTTTAAAAGCTTTAAAAATTGCGCAAGATGCTACAAAAGAAGCTAAAGCATCTACTCTTTCTCAAAGATGTTCTTGGCTTTTAGATGTTGCTTCTAAGCTTAAAGAGAACAAGGAAGATATAGCGCAAACTATTACTGACGAAGTTGGAAAACCCATAACTTTTGCTCGTGTAGAAGTAGATAGATGCATCGAAACTGTTACTTTATCAGCCGAAACCATGCGTACTATGCATGGAGAGACAATCAACACAGATGCTATGCCTAGTGGTAAAAAAACTATCTCTTATTTTTCTCGTGAACCTATTGGAGTTGCTGTTGCTATTACTCCTTTTAACTTTCCTCTAAATCTTATAGCTCACAAATTAGCACCTGCTTTAGTTGCTGGTAATGCAGTAGTTTTAAAACCAACTCCTGAAGCACCTTTAACAGCGTATAAATTTGCAAAACTTTTCATAGAAAGTGAGTATGCAGTTAAAGATGCCCTGAGTGTAGTTTATGGAGATGCTGAAGTTGGAAGTGCTTTAATTACAAGTGATATACCTCGTGTTATAAGCTTTACAGGAAGTGTTCCTGTTGGAGAAATCATTGTTAAAAATGCAGGAATTAAAAAAGTTTCACTTGAACTTGGTGGAAATGCAGCAACTTATATAGATGCTAGTGCAGATTTAACTTTAGCTGCACAGCGTTGTGCTTTAGGTGCATTTGTAAATTCTGGACAAGTTTGTATTTCTCTTCAGCGCATCTATGTAGATGCTAAAGTATATGATGAGTTTGCATCTAAGATGGCGCAAGAAACTAAAAAACTTGTAGTTGGTTCACCTTATGAAGAGAGTACTTTTATGGGTCCTTTGATTGATGAAGAAGCTGCAACTCGTGCTATGAACTGGGTACAAAGTGCCATAGATGAAGGGGCAAGAGCGCTTCTAACTCCTTCTTGTGATGGAGTTATGTTTAAGCCTTGTGTGATGGCAGATGTACGAGATGATATGGCAATAGTATGTGAAGAAGTTTTTGCTCCTATAGTTTCTCTTGTGAAAGTTGATAGTTTTGATGATGCACTTCCTCGTATTAATAACTCTCCGTATGGACTTCAATCTTCTGTATTTACAAATGATTTGAGTTTAACAAAACGAGCAATTAGTGAGCTAGATGCTGGTGGAATTGTTATAAATGATATGCCAACTCTTAGGTTCGATATTCAGCCTTATGGAGGTGTAAAACTTAGTGGAGTAGGGCGTGAAGGTCCTAGATTTGCCATTGAAGAATTTACGGAAATTAAGAGTGTAGTTGTCTGTTAA
- a CDS encoding 2-dehydropantoate 2-reductase — protein sequence MKFLILGAGGIGSYFGARLLKANHEVTFVARGEHLLALQKNGLHLEHPKFNFDDSIRVYTIEEVKTLNPCEFDIVIITTKANSNQNLANQLNDWFADYERIPYILSLQNGVENEETFSKYINPKYIIGGLTRKIGAHIISPSNIKAVGIAETIIGAISKTKDNRIFLEELQINFNNAQIPTQISKNIDLDLWKKLIINNGVNAICALLKVKTGIIMSDEKLKKIVYELMSETAIAAKNKNITITKKDVNEMYELITKFDSIKPSMLVDREFSRALELEDICGVVIRNSEEQNIDAPYTRTISTLLDYTYKKNKLKKEKKIDLVVTVVVSRRIKKNKEEQFEQFSNELTKVATSFKGYVGAIMIRPVSLDDPEYRLVYKFDNQENLDKWIKSTKRAVILNKIEPLLEKPSETIKSLGLATWLSFPRQAEAKAPKKYKITIVSWLALYPLITLIFLIFGDILAEIPLLLRTFIVTAVAMVLMSYVLMPRFTKLFYFWLFPKEEEKLR from the coding sequence ATGAAATTTTTAATTTTGGGTGCTGGAGGTATAGGATCTTATTTTGGTGCAAGATTACTTAAAGCAAATCATGAAGTAACTTTTGTAGCAAGAGGTGAGCATCTATTGGCTTTGCAGAAAAATGGCCTGCATTTAGAGCATCCAAAATTTAATTTTGATGATAGTATTCGTGTTTACACTATAGAAGAGGTTAAAACTCTTAATCCTTGTGAATTTGACATTGTTATCATTACTACCAAAGCAAACTCAAATCAAAATTTAGCAAATCAATTAAATGATTGGTTTGCTGATTATGAGCGGATACCTTATATTCTTTCTTTACAAAATGGTGTAGAAAATGAAGAAACTTTTTCAAAGTATATCAATCCCAAATATATTATAGGTGGACTTACAAGAAAAATAGGTGCTCATATTATCAGTCCCTCCAATATTAAAGCAGTAGGTATAGCAGAAACAATTATAGGTGCAATTTCTAAAACAAAAGATAACCGCATATTTTTAGAAGAATTACAGATCAATTTTAATAATGCTCAAATCCCAACCCAAATATCTAAAAATATAGATTTAGATTTATGGAAGAAATTAATTATTAATAATGGTGTAAATGCTATTTGTGCTTTATTAAAAGTAAAAACTGGAATCATCATGAGTGATGAAAAACTAAAAAAAATTGTTTATGAACTTATGAGTGAAACAGCAATAGCTGCAAAAAACAAAAATATTACAATTACGAAGAAAGATGTAAATGAGATGTATGAATTAATTACAAAATTTGATTCTATAAAGCCATCTATGCTAGTAGATAGAGAATTTAGTAGAGCATTAGAACTTGAAGATATTTGTGGTGTAGTGATAAGAAACTCTGAAGAACAAAATATAGATGCACCATATACGAGAACTATTTCAACACTTTTAGATTATACATATAAAAAGAACAAATTGAAAAAAGAAAAGAAAATAGATTTAGTAGTAACTGTTGTTGTATCAAGAAGAATAAAGAAAAATAAAGAAGAACAGTTTGAACAATTTAGTAATGAATTGACAAAAGTAGCTACAAGTTTTAAAGGCTATGTAGGAGCTATAATGATTCGTCCTGTCTCTTTGGATGATCCTGAGTATAGATTAGTTTACAAGTTTGACAATCAAGAAAATCTAGACAAATGGATAAAATCAACAAAAAGAGCAGTAATATTAAATAAAATAGAACCACTTCTAGAAAAACCAAGTGAGACTATTAAGTCTTTAGGCCTTGCGACATGGCTTAGTTTTCCTAGACAAGCAGAAGCTAAGGCACCTAAAAAATATAAAATAACGATAGTGAGTTGGCTTGCACTTTATCCTCTTATTACCCTAATCTTTTTAATATTTGGTGATATATTGGCTGAAATACCACTACTTTTGAGAACTTTTATAGTAACTGCAGTTGCAATGGTGCTAATGTCATATGTGTTGATGCCAAGATTTACAAAACTTTTTTATTTTTGGTTGTTTCCAAAAGAGGAAGAAAAATTACGATAG